The following are encoded together in the Flavihumibacter fluvii genome:
- a CDS encoding c-type cytochrome — protein sequence MKYTILFGACTAIAIMASSFSQDPKAASIKRGQEVYANNCQSCHMEKGEGVEDSYPPLAKSDYLMKDPKKAIAITLKGQDEAITVNGKSYEMYMPAQEYLTDEQIADVVNYISNSWGNSYKTLITPALVKAARK from the coding sequence ATGAAGTATACCATACTATTCGGCGCCTGCACAGCCATCGCTATTATGGCGAGTTCATTTTCCCAGGATCCAAAAGCAGCCAGTATTAAAAGGGGGCAGGAAGTGTATGCCAATAATTGCCAGAGTTGCCATATGGAAAAAGGCGAAGGTGTTGAAGATTCCTATCCACCACTGGCCAAGTCGGACTACCTCATGAAAGATCCGAAAAAAGCCATCGCCATAACGCTGAAAGGACAGGATGAAGCCATCACTGTTAATGGTAAATCTTATGAAATGTATATGCCCGCGCAGGAATACCTAACCGACGAACAAATTGCTGACGTAGTAAATTATATCAGCAACAGCTGGGGCAATTCTTATAAAACCCTCATTACTCCGGCACTCGTGAAAGCGGCCCGCAAATAA
- a CDS encoding Ppx/GppA phosphatase family protein translates to MKLAAIDIGSNAARLLITEVVTDEKGKSQFNKLNLIRVPLRLGFDVFDTQVISPEKEQHIIKTIKAYRALIDVYEVEHYIACATSAMRDAKNATAIISHIKHETGIDIKVISGDEEASFIYENHIAENLDTDHSYLYIDVGGGSTELTFFNDNQLVFKESFNIGTIRLLKNQVEEVKWDQMKDFIRVKTKGFKEIICIGSGGNINKVFSMSKKKDGKPLSLELLKDYYKELSSFSVPERMRLYNLREDRADVIVPALSIYINVMRWSDAREIFVPKIGLADGLIHILWNTINNPAHVSS, encoded by the coding sequence TTGAAATTAGCCGCCATAGATATAGGAAGTAACGCAGCAAGGCTGCTGATCACCGAAGTAGTAACCGATGAAAAAGGGAAAAGCCAGTTCAATAAACTCAACCTGATCAGGGTTCCGCTGAGATTAGGATTTGATGTATTTGACACACAGGTGATCTCCCCGGAAAAGGAACAGCATATCATCAAAACCATCAAGGCTTACAGGGCATTGATCGATGTGTATGAAGTGGAACATTATATCGCCTGTGCAACTTCTGCCATGCGTGATGCTAAAAATGCCACTGCCATTATTTCGCACATCAAACATGAAACCGGCATCGATATCAAAGTGATCAGCGGTGATGAAGAAGCTTCTTTCATTTACGAAAACCATATCGCCGAAAATCTTGATACAGACCATTCCTATTTATATATTGATGTAGGTGGCGGAAGTACCGAGCTCACCTTCTTTAACGACAACCAACTGGTATTTAAAGAATCCTTTAATATCGGCACCATCCGACTGCTGAAGAACCAGGTGGAAGAAGTTAAGTGGGACCAGATGAAGGATTTTATCCGTGTAAAAACCAAGGGCTTCAAGGAAATCATCTGCATTGGTTCCGGCGGCAATATCAATAAGGTATTCTCGATGTCGAAGAAAAAAGACGGTAAGCCGTTGTCGCTTGAACTACTGAAAGATTACTATAAAGAATTAAGCAGTTTTTCCGTTCCGGAACGCATGCGGTTATATAACCTGCGCGAAGACCGTGCAGATGTGATCGTACCAGCGCTCAGCATTTATATTAACGTGATGCGCTGGTCAGATGCCCGCGAGATCTTCGTCCCGAAAATCGGATTGGCCGATGGCTTGATCCATATATTGTGGAATACCATAAATAACCCCGCACATGTCAGCAGCTGA
- the ftsY gene encoding signal recognition particle-docking protein FtsY — translation MGFFDKLFGKKEKETLDQGLQKTKESFFSKITKAVAGKSTVDEEVLDNLEEALVGADVGIDTTVQIIDRIEKRVSRDKYINTSDLNRILQEEIRGVLVDAPETNTYSFGSDLPAKPYVIMVVGVNGVGKTTTIGKLAYNFKKAGKEVLLGAADTFRAAAVDQLTIWSDRVGVPIVKQDMGSDPAAVAFDTVQSGVARGSDVIIIDTAGRLHNKAHLMDELGKIRRVMQKVIPNAPHEVLLVLDGSTGQNALEQARHFTATTEVTALAITKLDGTAKGGVVLAIASQFRIPVKFIGMGEKMEDLLVFDKHEFVDSLFNLEKG, via the coding sequence ATGGGATTTTTTGATAAACTATTCGGGAAAAAAGAAAAGGAAACCCTGGACCAGGGATTGCAAAAAACCAAGGAAAGCTTTTTCAGTAAGATCACTAAAGCAGTCGCCGGTAAAAGTACCGTCGATGAAGAAGTGTTGGATAACCTCGAAGAGGCACTGGTGGGCGCCGATGTGGGCATTGATACCACCGTACAGATCATCGACCGGATTGAAAAAAGGGTTTCCCGCGATAAATATATAAACACCAGCGACCTCAACCGCATCCTGCAGGAAGAGATCCGGGGCGTCTTAGTGGATGCACCTGAAACTAATACCTATTCCTTTGGCTCTGACCTGCCCGCAAAGCCGTATGTAATTATGGTGGTGGGCGTTAATGGTGTTGGAAAAACAACCACCATCGGCAAGCTGGCGTATAATTTTAAGAAGGCCGGGAAAGAGGTGTTATTAGGGGCCGCCGATACCTTCCGGGCTGCAGCAGTTGACCAGCTGACGATCTGGAGCGATCGTGTCGGGGTGCCCATCGTAAAGCAGGATATGGGCTCTGACCCTGCTGCTGTTGCTTTCGATACCGTGCAAAGTGGTGTTGCCCGTGGTTCCGATGTGATTATTATTGATACAGCGGGGCGATTGCACAATAAAGCACACCTGATGGATGAACTGGGTAAGATCCGGCGCGTGATGCAAAAAGTAATCCCCAATGCACCGCATGAGGTCCTGCTCGTTCTGGATGGCAGTACCGGCCAGAATGCCCTTGAACAGGCCCGCCATTTTACCGCTACAACAGAAGTTACCGCCCTCGCCATCACGAAGCTGGATGGCACTGCTAAAGGCGGTGTTGTGCTGGCCATCGCCAGCCAGTTCAGGATTCCCGTAAAATTCATCGGCATGGGCGAAAAAATGGAAGACCTCCTTGTCTTCGACAAACACGAATTCGTCGACTCCCTCTTCAACCTTGAAAAAGGTTAA
- a CDS encoding DUF4295 family protein, with product MAKAAKTAIKTKDARAAAEAKNWTKVIKAVRSPKSGAYTFKEAIVHKDKIKDFIAQK from the coding sequence ATGGCAAAAGCAGCAAAAACCGCGATCAAGACCAAGGATGCCAGGGCAGCCGCCGAGGCGAAAAACTGGACCAAAGTGATCAAGGCTGTACGCAGTCCAAAGTCTGGTGCATATACCTTTAAAGAGGCGATCGTGCACAAAGACAAGATCAAGGATTTCATCGCGCAAAAATAA
- the rpmG gene encoding 50S ribosomal protein L33 — MAKKGNRVQVILECTEHKTSGKPGTSRYITNKNKKNTPERLELKKFNPILKKVTVHKEIK, encoded by the coding sequence ATGGCAAAGAAAGGAAACAGAGTTCAGGTGATTTTGGAATGTACCGAGCACAAGACCAGCGGTAAGCCGGGTACAAGCCGTTATATCACGAACAAGAACAAAAAGAATACTCCGGAGCGCCTGGAGCTGAAAAAGTTCAACCCCATCCTGAAGAAAGTAACTGTTCATAAGGAGATTAAATAA
- the rimO gene encoding 30S ribosomal protein S12 methylthiotransferase RimO: MKARTLKKDKVNIITLGCSKNMVDSEVLSGQLLANEIEVVHENGKLDHNIVVVNTCGFIDKAKEESINTILDQVALKKKGKLDKVFVTGCLSHRYRDDLEKEIPEVDAWFGTMELPLILKELEADYKAELLGERLLATPKHYAYLKISEGCNRTCSFCAIPLMRGGHVSRPIEELVKEAESLVKKGVKEIMLIAQELTYYGLDLYKKRQLGELLYRLSDVEGLEWIRLHYAYPSKFPIEVLDAMRDRKNICNYLDMPLQHASNNMLKAMKRQITREEMEDLIADIREKIPGICLRTTLIAGFPGETREDVEELKDFLRRMRFDRVGIFTYSHEENTTAHDLEDDVPAEVKEARAQEIMEVQQEISLEKNQEKIGQVFKVLIDKKEAGRYLGRTEFDSVEVDNEVVINTSKKLPIGEFVQVKITKAFDYDLEGDVIDQ; the protein is encoded by the coding sequence ATGAAAGCAAGAACGCTGAAGAAAGACAAAGTGAATATTATTACGCTGGGGTGCAGCAAGAACATGGTGGATAGTGAAGTCTTAAGCGGACAGCTTTTGGCCAACGAAATCGAGGTGGTGCATGAAAATGGCAAGCTCGACCATAATATCGTTGTAGTGAACACCTGCGGGTTTATTGATAAGGCCAAAGAGGAATCGATTAACACGATCCTCGACCAGGTTGCCCTTAAGAAGAAAGGCAAACTGGATAAAGTGTTTGTAACTGGTTGCCTGAGCCATCGTTACCGGGACGACCTTGAGAAGGAAATTCCGGAAGTGGATGCCTGGTTCGGCACTATGGAACTTCCGCTTATTTTAAAAGAACTTGAAGCCGACTATAAAGCAGAATTACTGGGCGAACGGCTGCTGGCAACGCCAAAACATTATGCTTACCTGAAGATATCGGAGGGCTGTAACCGCACCTGTTCTTTTTGTGCTATTCCTTTAATGCGTGGCGGCCATGTTAGCCGACCCATCGAAGAATTGGTAAAGGAAGCGGAGTCGCTCGTCAAAAAAGGGGTGAAGGAAATCATGCTGATTGCACAGGAGTTGACGTATTACGGACTTGACCTGTATAAAAAACGGCAGCTGGGCGAATTGCTGTACCGCCTTTCTGATGTGGAAGGCCTTGAATGGATACGCCTGCATTACGCCTATCCGTCAAAGTTCCCGATAGAGGTTTTGGATGCCATGCGCGACCGCAAAAATATCTGCAACTATTTAGATATGCCCTTGCAGCACGCTTCCAACAATATGCTGAAGGCCATGAAAAGGCAGATCACCCGCGAAGAAATGGAAGATCTGATTGCAGACATCAGGGAAAAGATCCCGGGTATCTGTTTAAGGACCACCCTGATCGCCGGTTTCCCGGGTGAAACCCGCGAAGATGTGGAAGAACTCAAGGATTTTTTACGCAGGATGCGATTCGACCGGGTTGGCATTTTCACCTATTCACACGAAGAGAACACAACGGCCCATGACCTGGAAGATGATGTGCCCGCCGAAGTAAAAGAAGCCCGCGCCCAGGAGATCATGGAGGTTCAGCAGGAGATCAGCCTGGAAAAAAACCAGGAGAAAATCGGACAGGTTTTCAAAGTTTTAATTGACAAAAAAGAAGCCGGTCGTTACCTTGGCCGTACCGAATTCGACAGCGTGGAAGTAGACAATGAAGTGGTGATCAATACCAGTAAAAAACTGCCGATCGGTGAATTCGTGCAGGTTAAAATCACCAAAGCTTTTGATTACGACCTTGAAGGTGATGTAATTGATCAATAA
- the ppk1 gene encoding polyphosphate kinase 1, which translates to MIDMDGKRKTIARDISWLSFNARVLQEAADPTVPLKERIKFLGIFSNNLDEFFRVRVATLKRMIELGGKKVKVNMHLELSPEKILEEIMIMVLRQQNEFNQAWENIRLELEKEKIILINEKQLNKEQKAFVKQYFEEEVRVNTIPLMIEQIPQLPYLRDKSIYLGVVMSRRSAAFEQKYALIEVPSKALGRFVLLPAPAGESHIILLEDVIRFNLPAIFSYFGYEKFDAWIFKVTKDAEIDIDNDISTTLIQKIEKGVKNRRKGKPVRFVYDKEMDAGLLEFLMRRMSLTRKDNLIPGGRIHNFRHFMDFPDIFSKKSQRKKPFQHPLLAGTSRVTDIILEHDVMLNFPYHSFNPVIELLRESAIDPDVVSIKITAYRLASNSKVINALINAVRNGKQVTVMMELRARFEEEANLEWKEKLEEEGVKVLIGIPNVKVHGKLCIIRKRIQNRTIQYGFVSTGNLNESTAKLYSDHCLLTAHRGIMADINRVFLYIERYKTRPDLLKTCKSLIPCPGNLRREIIKLINQEIRAAKKKKKSGILLKMNSLSDEELIEKLNEAARAGVPVRLIVRGIFCMQTENKKFKQPVKAISIIDEYLEHARVFIFHNGGKEKVYISSADWMLRNLDHRVEVTCPVYDEKIQKVLKNMLKIQLSDNVKARVLNNSLTNEYVKTDGKKVRAQVEQYIYLQSKKSKPNPEEEIPLPKTATSN; encoded by the coding sequence ATGATTGATATGGATGGAAAAAGAAAAACAATTGCCAGGGATATCAGTTGGTTGTCATTCAATGCCAGGGTGCTGCAGGAAGCAGCGGACCCCACAGTCCCTTTAAAAGAAAGGATCAAATTCCTGGGTATCTTTTCCAATAACCTCGATGAATTTTTCCGGGTACGGGTCGCGACCCTGAAAAGGATGATCGAACTGGGGGGAAAAAAAGTAAAGGTCAATATGCACCTGGAACTGTCGCCGGAAAAGATCCTGGAAGAAATCATGATCATGGTGCTGCGGCAGCAGAATGAATTCAACCAGGCCTGGGAGAATATCCGGCTCGAACTGGAAAAGGAAAAGATCATACTGATCAATGAAAAGCAACTTAACAAGGAGCAGAAAGCCTTTGTAAAACAATATTTCGAAGAGGAAGTAAGGGTGAATACCATCCCCCTGATGATCGAGCAGATCCCGCAACTCCCCTACCTGCGTGATAAATCCATCTACCTGGGTGTAGTAATGAGCCGCAGGTCGGCCGCCTTCGAACAAAAATATGCCCTCATTGAAGTGCCGTCCAAAGCCCTTGGCCGTTTTGTACTTTTACCTGCGCCAGCCGGTGAAAGCCATATCATCTTACTGGAAGATGTGATCCGTTTCAACCTGCCGGCCATCTTCTCCTATTTCGGCTATGAAAAATTTGATGCCTGGATCTTTAAGGTCACCAAAGACGCAGAGATCGATATTGATAATGATATTTCCACCACCCTGATCCAGAAAATTGAGAAAGGGGTCAAGAACCGCCGCAAAGGAAAACCGGTAAGATTTGTCTATGATAAGGAAATGGATGCCGGCCTGCTCGAATTCCTGATGCGCCGCATGAGCCTTACCCGCAAAGACAACCTGATACCCGGTGGCCGAATCCATAACTTCAGGCACTTCATGGATTTCCCCGATATATTTTCCAAAAAATCTCAACGTAAAAAACCATTCCAGCATCCTTTGCTGGCAGGCACATCGAGGGTAACCGATATCATCCTGGAGCATGATGTGATGCTCAACTTTCCCTATCATTCCTTTAACCCGGTTATTGAACTCCTGCGTGAATCCGCCATCGACCCCGATGTGGTCTCCATAAAGATCACCGCGTACCGGCTGGCCAGCAATTCCAAAGTCATCAACGCACTCATCAATGCTGTACGCAATGGAAAACAAGTGACCGTGATGATGGAACTCAGGGCCCGGTTTGAAGAAGAAGCCAACCTGGAATGGAAAGAAAAACTGGAAGAAGAAGGCGTTAAAGTACTGATCGGCATTCCAAATGTTAAGGTGCATGGCAAACTCTGCATCATCAGGAAACGCATCCAGAACCGGACCATCCAATATGGATTTGTGAGTACGGGCAACCTGAATGAAAGCACGGCAAAATTATACAGCGACCATTGCCTGCTGACGGCGCATCGCGGCATTATGGCCGATATCAACCGCGTCTTCCTGTACATTGAACGATACAAGACCCGGCCCGACCTGCTGAAGACCTGCAAATCACTGATCCCCTGCCCCGGCAACCTCCGCCGTGAAATCATCAAACTGATCAACCAGGAAATCAGGGCGGCAAAAAAGAAAAAGAAATCGGGTATCCTGCTGAAAATGAATTCGCTTTCTGATGAAGAGCTTATTGAAAAATTAAATGAAGCTGCCCGTGCCGGTGTACCAGTGCGACTCATTGTGCGGGGCATATTTTGTATGCAGACAGAAAACAAAAAATTCAAGCAGCCGGTAAAAGCGATCAGTATAATAGATGAGTACCTGGAACATGCCCGGGTCTTCATTTTTCACAACGGGGGTAAAGAAAAAGTTTATATATCTTCGGCGGACTGGATGTTACGCAACCTGGATCACCGCGTTGAAGTTACCTGCCCGGTGTATGATGAAAAAATCCAGAAGGTGTTGAAGAACATGCTTAAAATCCAATTGTCAGATAATGTGAAGGCCCGTGTGCTGAACAATTCCCTGACCAATGAGTATGTAAAAACTGATGGTAAAAAAGTACGAGCCCAGGTAGAGCAGTATATTTACCTACAGTCCAAAAAAAGCAAACCAAATCCTGAAGAGGAGATCCCTCTCCCTAAAACAGCCACCAGCAATTGA
- the panB gene encoding 3-methyl-2-oxobutanoate hydroxymethyltransferase, which yields MSAAEVKKVTTNTLQIMKAAGQKISMLTAYDFSFARLFDTAGIDVLLVGDSASNVMAGHETTVPITLEQMIYHAQCVVRGIDRCLVVVDLPFGTYQSNPDVALASAIRVMKETGGHSIKLEGGEEVVDSIRRIVKAGIPVMGHLGLTPQSIYKFGTYAVRAKEEDEAEKLKKDALLLQQAGCFAIVLEKIPAALAKAVSESLEIPTIGIGAGKYCDGQVLVMHDMLGINNDFNPRFLRKYANLHDQITGAVQQYVKDVQSNDFPNEQEQY from the coding sequence ATGTCAGCAGCTGAAGTAAAAAAAGTGACCACCAATACGTTGCAGATCATGAAAGCAGCGGGCCAGAAAATTTCGATGCTAACCGCCTATGATTTTTCATTTGCCCGGCTCTTCGATACGGCAGGAATTGATGTGTTACTCGTGGGTGATTCGGCGAGCAATGTGATGGCCGGACATGAAACCACCGTACCCATCACCCTGGAGCAAATGATTTACCATGCGCAGTGCGTGGTGCGCGGCATTGACCGGTGCCTGGTAGTGGTTGACCTTCCATTTGGCACTTACCAGTCCAACCCCGATGTAGCCCTTGCTTCGGCCATCAGGGTAATGAAGGAAACCGGCGGTCACAGCATCAAACTGGAAGGAGGTGAAGAAGTGGTGGACAGTATCAGAAGGATCGTCAAAGCCGGCATTCCGGTGATGGGCCACCTTGGACTAACCCCGCAATCCATTTATAAATTTGGCACTTATGCGGTAAGGGCGAAAGAAGAAGATGAGGCTGAGAAACTCAAAAAAGACGCCCTGCTCCTGCAACAGGCCGGCTGCTTTGCCATAGTGCTGGAGAAAATCCCGGCGGCACTGGCCAAAGCAGTCTCAGAAAGCCTGGAGATTCCTACCATTGGCATTGGTGCCGGAAAGTATTGCGATGGCCAGGTGCTGGTAATGCATGATATGCTCGGTATCAACAATGATTTCAATCCCAGGTTCCTGCGGAAATATGCCAACCTGCACGACCAGATCACGGGTGCTGTACAACAATATGTTAAAGACGTGCAATCGAATGATTTCCCTAACGAACAGGAGCAATACTGA
- a CDS encoding molybdopterin cofactor-binding domain-containing protein, translating to MSNQKKNLSRRNFLQLTGMTGASLTIGFYLPALAKAAPVLLTGDAAIEQGISLTAWVTIDKNGLVTIFNHRAEMGQGSYQAIPQIVAEELEVDLNKIKVELAPGHPSKYGSQITGGSSSVRGGYKTLLHAGAMAREMMLQTAAGRWKVPANECYAENGEIIHKPTSRKFGYGSLVEEASKLPLPKVTLKERKNYKLIGKPLPRLDNPAKINGSAVFGIDKTVPGLFYAVVERSPRFHGKIKSVDDKAARAVKGVKDIVRVQMPVFSFMREGVAVVADNFYTAMKARKLLKIEWDDSGIELVSTEQLYERMRADLAKPGLTQKAAGDIDRILGKSAQKLEAVYETPYESHSSMEPLNCTAHYTAEKIEVWGPIQAPDWVQGDLADKFKMPVDKVVVNMTFLGGGFGRKAFLDYTYEAVAISKLVNAPVQVIWTREDDMTQGPFRPGGVYGCKGSLANGMVNGFEVKMAAQNMDHQNAPVPDKSEYNRSTVEGFPEPYFESLPHYRFSDVPTESQIPVMWWRSVYSSTNVFAFESFWDELAVAAGKDPIEFRRMHISRDKERYHALMDEIEAKSGWAKKGKNEGWGFAMSECFGSVVAEVVKVSKKESGGISIDKVIAVMDCGWYVNPDIIRAQVEGSIIMALGAATIHETHFKEGKAVETNFHQYQMPRIKDIPPIEVYIMENEEKPGGVGEPGLPPFSPALTNAIYDLTKTRIRKLPFDLKKV from the coding sequence ATGTCTAACCAGAAAAAAAATCTATCCCGCCGAAATTTCCTGCAGTTAACAGGAATGACCGGGGCATCACTCACCATAGGTTTTTACCTGCCGGCACTGGCAAAAGCAGCTCCGGTTTTACTCACGGGGGATGCTGCAATTGAACAGGGTATTTCCCTGACAGCATGGGTAACCATTGATAAAAATGGATTGGTCACCATCTTTAACCACCGGGCAGAAATGGGCCAGGGAAGCTACCAGGCCATCCCGCAGATCGTTGCAGAGGAACTGGAAGTTGACCTGAATAAAATTAAAGTTGAATTGGCACCCGGCCATCCTTCCAAATATGGCAGCCAGATAACCGGCGGCAGTTCATCAGTGCGGGGTGGTTATAAAACGTTGCTGCATGCCGGGGCCATGGCACGTGAAATGATGTTACAGACAGCAGCTGGCAGGTGGAAAGTTCCCGCCAATGAATGCTATGCCGAGAACGGTGAAATCATCCATAAGCCAACCAGCCGGAAATTCGGTTATGGATCATTGGTAGAAGAAGCATCGAAGTTACCCTTACCAAAGGTTACACTTAAGGAAAGGAAAAACTATAAGCTTATTGGAAAGCCCTTACCAAGATTGGATAATCCGGCTAAGATCAATGGCAGTGCGGTTTTTGGCATCGACAAAACAGTGCCGGGATTATTTTATGCAGTTGTTGAAAGGAGTCCGCGCTTCCATGGAAAAATAAAATCGGTGGATGACAAAGCGGCCCGTGCAGTGAAAGGCGTTAAGGATATTGTAAGGGTACAGATGCCGGTTTTTTCGTTTATGCGGGAAGGTGTTGCAGTGGTGGCAGATAATTTCTATACGGCCATGAAGGCGCGGAAATTATTGAAGATTGAATGGGATGACAGTGGAATTGAATTAGTGAGTACGGAACAATTATATGAAAGAATGCGTGCAGACCTGGCGAAACCCGGACTGACCCAAAAAGCTGCAGGTGATATAGACCGCATCCTTGGCAAATCTGCGCAAAAGCTGGAAGCGGTTTATGAAACGCCCTATGAATCGCATAGTTCGATGGAGCCGCTGAATTGCACAGCGCATTATACCGCAGAAAAAATAGAAGTCTGGGGACCCATACAGGCTCCCGACTGGGTACAGGGTGACCTGGCTGATAAATTCAAAATGCCCGTTGATAAAGTGGTCGTGAATATGACCTTCCTGGGCGGCGGTTTTGGACGAAAGGCATTCCTTGATTATACCTATGAGGCGGTGGCCATTTCCAAATTGGTGAATGCCCCGGTTCAGGTGATCTGGACCCGGGAAGATGATATGACCCAGGGACCATTCCGCCCTGGTGGTGTGTATGGCTGCAAAGGCAGCCTGGCCAATGGCATGGTGAATGGCTTTGAAGTTAAGATGGCCGCCCAGAATATGGATCACCAGAATGCGCCAGTGCCAGACAAATCAGAATATAACCGCAGTACTGTAGAAGGATTTCCCGAGCCCTATTTTGAATCACTGCCGCATTACCGTTTTTCGGATGTCCCTACCGAATCACAGATCCCCGTGATGTGGTGGCGGTCGGTGTATTCTTCAACCAATGTGTTTGCGTTTGAAAGCTTCTGGGATGAGCTGGCGGTTGCTGCAGGCAAGGATCCCATTGAATTCCGGCGGATGCATATTTCCCGCGATAAGGAAAGGTACCATGCCCTGATGGATGAGATCGAAGCAAAATCAGGCTGGGCAAAAAAGGGCAAGAATGAAGGCTGGGGGTTTGCAATGTCCGAATGTTTTGGCAGTGTGGTAGCAGAAGTAGTGAAGGTATCCAAAAAGGAAAGTGGCGGGATTTCCATTGATAAAGTCATTGCAGTAATGGATTGCGGCTGGTATGTGAATCCCGATATCATCAGGGCACAGGTGGAAGGCAGCATCATAATGGCATTAGGTGCGGCCACCATACATGAAACCCATTTCAAGGAAGGCAAAGCGGTGGAAACGAATTTCCACCAATACCAGATGCCGCGGATAAAGGATATTCCCCCTATCGAAGTGTATATAATGGAAAATGAGGAAAAGCCTGGTGGTGTTGGTGAACCAGGACTGCCGCCATTTTCACCGGCATTAACCAATGCGATCTATGACCTTACTAAGACGCGCATCCGAAAACTGCCTTTCGACCTTAAAAAAGTCTGA
- the rpmB gene encoding 50S ribosomal protein L28 yields MARVCQVTGKTPITGHKVSHSNIKTKRRFLPNLLTKRFYIAEEDKWITLKLSAEGLRTINKNGLLSVVKDLRAKGAKI; encoded by the coding sequence ATGGCTAGAGTATGTCAGGTTACGGGTAAGACGCCGATCACCGGTCACAAAGTTTCTCACTCGAACATTAAGACAAAACGCAGGTTCCTGCCGAACTTGCTGACGAAGCGATTTTATATTGCAGAAGAAGATAAGTGGATCACTTTGAAACTGTCTGCCGAAGGATTGCGTACCATTAATAAAAATGGTTTGCTTTCAGTGGTTAAAGACCTCAGAGCGAAAGGAGCTAAAATCTAA